The following coding sequences are from one Musa acuminata AAA Group cultivar baxijiao chromosome BXJ2-4, Cavendish_Baxijiao_AAA, whole genome shotgun sequence window:
- the LOC103981759 gene encoding NDR1/HIN1-like protein 6 codes for MEASRQPNSNPPRLANGNGTANGGAATANGARPTFPPTKAQQYRLPYRPQPPPPRRRRRRGCCCICCLWLTLFLIALVFLAAIAAGVLYVLYRPQHPTFSVSSLRLAALNLSAADLLTSRLDLSVTARNPNRKLVFVYDDVAISASSGGVTIGEGTIPGFAQGTDNTTVLKTTVSSSGRSLDPTEASDLRKRKRYPLEIELDTRAGVKIGGFKSKRLGIRASCDGIEAVVAKGNATATTTGSAKCKVKLRIKIWNWTI; via the coding sequence ATGGAGGCGTCGAGGCAACCCAACTCCAACCCTCCCCGACTCGCCAACGGTAATGGCACCGCCAACGGCGGCGCCGCCACAGCCAACGGGGCGCGACCCACCTTCCCGCCAACCAAGGCCCAGCAGTACCGCCTCCCCTACCGTCCCCAGCCGCCGccgccccgccgccgccgccgccggggaTGCTGCTGCATCTGCTGCCTCTGGCTCACCCTCTTTCTCATCGCCCTCGTCTTCCTCGCTGCCATCGCCGCCGGCGTCCTCTACGTCCTTTACCGCCCCCAGCACCCCACCTTCTCCGTCTCCTCGCTCCGTCTTGCCGCCCTCAACCTCTCCGCCGCCGACCTCCTCACCTCCCGCCTCGATCTCTCCGTCACCGCCCGCAACCCCAACAGGAAGCTCGTCTTCGTCTACGACGACGTCGCTATCTCCGCCTCCTCCGGCGGGGTCACGATAGGTGAGGGGACGATCCCGGGCTTCGCACAGGGCACCGACAATACCACGGTGCTCAAAACCACCGTGTCGAGCTCAGGGCGGAGCCTGGACCCGACGGAGGCGTCGGATCTGAGAAAGAGGAAACGGTACCCCTTGGAGATCGAGCTCGACACCAGGGCCGGGGTCAAGATCGGAGGGTTCAAGTCGAAGCGCCTCGGCATCCGCGCTTCGTGCGACGGGATTGAGGCGGTGGTCGCCAAGGGCAACGCCACCGCCACAACCACCGGGTCGGCCAAATGCAAGGTGAAACTTCGAATCAAGATCTGGAACTGGACGATCTAG